One region of Rhizobium sp. WYJ-E13 genomic DNA includes:
- a CDS encoding LysR family transcriptional regulator, with amino-acid sequence MNKPFPPLPFGSERADLDKSPLEIRGLLSRPIWRELRTFLAVAKSPSFAQAAELLGTSAPTVSRDVKRLQDQIGSQLVISTFSGVTLTETGRKLAIQVAELDFQLFALSNDLKDEMDAVTGRVALSVTSGLAVAIVAPAVPRLNDSYPRLNLDIREQVSLVNFEKNQADLMISLSPISRADVDCLEIGTLHLIPVASRDYLKKSGVPQRQFISQHVYVQCNYYASEREIWDGWRGLVEAGHQTHNCENSLAYFALVRNGAGVGLLGNYVLADSELVPLELGVHVALPIYLISVANRRQSRPVAAVYDWIVDIFRTNPSFATGLTFPSGRHEQEESLRKMLETIAPPPPSQSG; translated from the coding sequence TTGAACAAACCCTTCCCTCCTCTTCCATTCGGCAGCGAACGCGCCGATCTGGACAAATCACCACTTGAAATCCGGGGCCTGCTCTCGCGGCCGATCTGGCGCGAGCTCAGAACCTTTCTGGCGGTCGCCAAAAGCCCCTCCTTTGCTCAAGCCGCGGAACTGCTCGGCACCAGCGCGCCCACCGTCAGTCGCGACGTGAAGCGCCTCCAGGACCAGATCGGTTCGCAACTCGTCATCTCGACCTTTTCCGGCGTCACCCTGACGGAAACCGGCCGCAAGCTTGCCATCCAGGTCGCGGAACTCGATTTCCAGCTGTTTGCCCTTTCCAACGACCTGAAGGACGAGATGGACGCTGTTACCGGGCGGGTCGCCCTCAGCGTGACCTCCGGCCTTGCCGTCGCCATCGTCGCTCCCGCGGTACCCCGGCTGAACGACAGCTATCCGCGCCTCAACCTCGACATCCGGGAACAGGTGTCGTTGGTCAATTTCGAAAAGAACCAGGCCGACCTGATGATCTCTCTGTCTCCGATCTCGAGAGCGGATGTCGATTGCCTCGAGATTGGCACCCTTCATCTCATTCCGGTGGCCAGCCGTGATTATCTGAAAAAATCCGGCGTTCCGCAGCGGCAGTTCATTTCCCAGCATGTCTACGTGCAGTGCAATTACTACGCTTCCGAACGCGAGATCTGGGATGGCTGGCGCGGTCTGGTCGAAGCCGGCCACCAGACCCACAATTGCGAAAATTCGCTCGCCTATTTTGCTCTCGTGCGTAACGGCGCCGGTGTGGGGCTGCTCGGTAACTATGTTCTTGCAGATTCCGAACTCGTGCCGCTTGAACTCGGCGTTCATGTCGCTCTGCCGATCTACCTGATTTCCGTTGCCAATCGCAGGCAATCGAGACCGGTTGCCGCCGTCTATGACTGGATCGTCGATATTTTCAGGACCAATCCGTCATTCGCTACGGGATTGACCTTCCCATCCGGACGGCACGAGCAGGAAGAAAGCCTGCGCAAGATGCTTGAAACTATCGCTCCTCCGCCGCCTTCACAATCTGGCTGA
- a CDS encoding helix-turn-helix domain-containing protein produces the protein MKDQELNLAIGQRLRSVRAARGVTQSELAAHIGVAFQQIQKYENGTNRLSVAVMLRLCSFMKVDAGWFVNGVETGMGGGVEDEAAYLAKEIARISDENIRRNLTMLIHTLAVTDVTI, from the coding sequence ATGAAAGATCAGGAACTGAATTTGGCGATCGGCCAAAGATTACGCTCCGTGCGCGCCGCTCGCGGCGTCACCCAGAGCGAACTGGCCGCGCATATCGGTGTCGCGTTTCAGCAGATCCAGAAATATGAGAATGGTACAAACCGCCTATCCGTTGCGGTCATGCTGCGGCTGTGCAGCTTCATGAAGGTGGATGCCGGTTGGTTCGTCAACGGCGTCGAAACCGGGATGGGCGGCGGTGTCGAGGACGAGGCAGCCTATCTTGCCAAGGAAATCGCGCGCATCTCCGATGAGAACATCCGCCGCAACCTGACGATGCTGATCCACACCCTGGCCGTCACCGATGTGACGATCTGA
- a CDS encoding dihydrodipicolinate synthase family protein: MTGSVFQGCIPALMTPCNNDRTPDFDALARKGKELIDLGMSAVVYCGSMGDWPLLTDEQRQEGVKRLVEAGVPVIVGTGAVNTKSAVAHAAHAAAVGAKGLMVIPRVLSRGSSVSAQRDHFSAILEAAKGLPAVIYNSPYYGFATRADLFFDLRSRFSNLVGFKEFGGKSDMTYAAENITSGDDALTLMVGVDTGVYHGFVNCGAGGAITGIGNALPKEVLHLVSLCEKAAKGDAAARSAARELEEALMVLSTYDEGPDLVLHYKYLMVLNGETEYTLHFNETDKLSDSQRRHLENQYRLFRNWYAARYPNAA; the protein is encoded by the coding sequence ATGACTGGTTCCGTATTCCAAGGTTGCATCCCGGCGCTCATGACGCCCTGCAACAATGACCGTACCCCTGACTTCGACGCGCTTGCTCGCAAAGGCAAGGAACTGATCGACCTCGGCATGTCCGCCGTCGTCTATTGCGGTTCGATGGGCGACTGGCCGCTGTTGACGGACGAGCAGCGCCAGGAAGGCGTCAAGCGCCTTGTCGAGGCGGGTGTTCCGGTCATCGTCGGCACCGGTGCCGTCAACACCAAGTCGGCCGTTGCCCATGCCGCGCATGCGGCCGCCGTCGGCGCCAAGGGGCTGATGGTCATCCCGCGCGTTCTGTCGCGCGGTTCGTCTGTCTCGGCCCAGCGGGATCATTTCTCGGCGATCCTCGAGGCTGCGAAGGGCCTGCCGGCAGTCATCTACAATAGTCCCTATTACGGCTTTGCAACGCGCGCTGATCTCTTCTTCGATCTGCGTTCGCGATTCTCGAACCTCGTCGGCTTCAAGGAGTTCGGCGGCAAGAGCGACATGACCTATGCGGCCGAAAACATCACGTCGGGCGATGATGCGCTGACGCTGATGGTCGGCGTCGACACCGGCGTCTACCACGGCTTCGTCAATTGCGGCGCAGGCGGCGCCATCACCGGCATCGGCAATGCGCTGCCGAAAGAAGTCCTGCATCTCGTCTCGCTATGCGAAAAGGCAGCAAAGGGCGATGCCGCTGCCCGCAGCGCCGCACGCGAGCTCGAAGAGGCGCTGATGGTTCTTTCGACCTATGACGAAGGTCCGGATCTGGTGCTGCACTACAAGTATCTGATGGTGCTGAATGGCGAGACGGAATACACGCTGCACTTCAACGAGACCGACAAGCTCAGCGATTCGCAGCGCCGCCACCTCGAAAACCAGTATCGCCTGTTCAGGAATTGGTACGCTGCGCGTTATCCGAACGCGGCTTGA
- a CDS encoding GntR family transcriptional regulator encodes MDETEKLQTHRRGSGVSTVYETLRNEIIELKLPPGSPIDEQQLSDRFALSRTPIREALVRLAAEGLITTLTNRATIVSNIDFLGLPEFFDALTLMYRVTTRLAAANHAEGDIAAIRVQQKSFEIAVTNRDVLGMISTNRDFHIAIAQAGRNRYYVELFTRLLDEGRRILRLYYSSFNDVLPRQYVGEHEEMIQAIINRDVARADSLASAHADQIVRQIRSYITADSRQNAKLAL; translated from the coding sequence GTGGACGAGACCGAAAAACTGCAAACACACCGGCGTGGCTCCGGCGTATCGACGGTCTATGAGACGCTTCGAAACGAGATCATCGAGCTGAAACTGCCGCCCGGTAGCCCGATCGACGAACAGCAATTGTCCGATCGTTTTGCGCTGTCGCGAACGCCGATCCGCGAAGCACTGGTGCGGCTTGCCGCCGAAGGGCTGATCACGACGCTGACCAACCGCGCGACGATCGTCTCGAACATCGATTTCCTCGGCCTGCCGGAATTTTTCGATGCCCTTACGCTGATGTATCGCGTCACCACCCGGCTTGCGGCGGCCAATCACGCCGAAGGGGATATCGCCGCCATCCGTGTTCAGCAGAAGTCCTTCGAGATAGCGGTCACCAATCGCGACGTGCTCGGCATGATTTCGACCAACCGCGACTTCCATATCGCGATCGCCCAGGCCGGTCGGAACCGATATTATGTCGAGCTCTTCACCCGGCTGCTGGACGAGGGACGCCGCATCCTAAGGCTCTACTATTCCTCCTTCAACGATGTCCTGCCGCGCCAATATGTTGGCGAGCACGAGGAGATGATCCAGGCGATCATCAATCGCGACGTGGCGCGCGCCGACAGCCTGGCCTCTGCGCATGCCGACCAGATCGTTCGGCAGATCCGCTCCTACATCACCGCCGATTCCCGCCAGAACGCCAAGCTGGCACTCTAG
- a CDS encoding FadR/GntR family transcriptional regulator — protein MSTRSGLLRTGSAATKPEQGRRTVREELLKKLIGQIVSGDIAEGSLLPNEAELSELYGVSRTSLREAMQYLSALGMVRSRTRAGTSVLPRENWNYLDPLVLDATLEFSDDRGFYDSLLDARQLLEPAAAAQAAANATARQLAQIAEAFEDMVAANARDNEAWSQADLEFHTAIINASGNWVFRQFATAIRAALLASFRLTNRASQSHDYAIARHQDVLDAIRMRRPDAARFAMEQLIGTARMELSDALRVGKPGKRE, from the coding sequence ATGAGTACGCGATCGGGACTTCTGCGAACGGGAAGTGCGGCGACCAAGCCCGAACAGGGACGGCGCACCGTGCGCGAGGAACTGTTGAAGAAACTCATCGGGCAGATCGTCTCCGGCGATATTGCCGAAGGCTCGCTTCTGCCGAACGAAGCGGAGCTTTCCGAGCTCTATGGTGTCAGCCGCACCAGCCTCAGGGAGGCGATGCAATATCTGTCGGCCCTCGGCATGGTCCGTTCGCGCACGCGCGCGGGCACCAGCGTGCTGCCTCGCGAGAACTGGAACTATCTCGACCCGCTGGTCCTCGATGCGACGCTCGAATTCAGCGATGACCGGGGCTTCTACGATTCGTTGCTCGACGCCCGCCAGCTGCTGGAGCCGGCCGCTGCCGCGCAGGCCGCCGCCAATGCCACAGCCAGGCAGCTCGCCCAGATCGCCGAAGCCTTCGAGGACATGGTGGCGGCCAATGCCCGTGACAACGAGGCCTGGAGCCAGGCGGACCTCGAATTCCATACCGCCATTATCAATGCTAGCGGCAACTGGGTCTTCCGTCAGTTTGCCACCGCCATCCGCGCTGCTTTGCTTGCAAGCTTCCGCCTGACCAACCGGGCGAGCCAGAGCCACGACTATGCGATCGCCCGGCATCAGGACGTGCTGGACGCGATCCGCATGCGACGGCCAGATGCGGCGCGTTTTGCGATGGAGCAGCTGATCGGCACAGCGCGGATGGAATTGAGCGATGCGCTGCGCGTCGGCAAGCCGGGAAAACGCGAATAG
- the araH gene encoding L-arabinose ABC transporter permease AraH, with the protein MNALKKILLGEQGLVVIFAIAFVIVSMTVPSFLTERNMLGLLQSVVTIGIVACTMMFCLASRDFDLSVGSTVAFSGMITVMVSNSTGSIPLGLLAALVCGSIVGFVNGVVIARFRINALITTLATMQIVRGLALIASDGRAVGINDPAFYQLALSRFLTVPTPIWIMVLLFIVFGFVLNRTVFGKNTLAIGGNPEASRLAGVNVVNMRIWIFALQGLVCGIAGILLASRITSGQPNAATGLELSVISACVLGGVSLAGGRAAMTGVIVGVLIMGIAENVMNLLNIQAFYQYVVRGLILLIAVLLDNMRSSAAGRGNRA; encoded by the coding sequence ATGAACGCGTTAAAAAAAATCCTCCTCGGTGAACAAGGTCTGGTGGTGATCTTCGCGATCGCCTTCGTGATCGTCTCGATGACCGTTCCGAGCTTCCTGACCGAACGTAACATGCTCGGCCTGCTCCAGTCGGTGGTGACGATCGGCATCGTCGCCTGCACCATGATGTTCTGCCTTGCCTCGCGGGATTTCGACCTTTCCGTCGGCTCGACGGTGGCCTTCTCCGGCATGATTACCGTCATGGTGTCGAATTCCACCGGCTCTATCCCGCTTGGCCTGCTGGCGGCTCTCGTCTGCGGCAGCATCGTCGGCTTTGTGAATGGTGTGGTCATTGCCCGCTTTCGCATCAACGCACTGATCACCACGCTTGCGACCATGCAGATCGTGCGCGGCCTGGCGCTGATCGCCTCTGATGGCCGTGCCGTCGGCATCAACGATCCCGCCTTCTACCAGCTGGCGCTGTCGCGTTTCCTGACGGTGCCGACGCCGATCTGGATCATGGTACTGCTCTTCATCGTCTTCGGTTTCGTGCTGAACCGCACCGTCTTCGGCAAGAATACCCTGGCGATCGGCGGCAATCCCGAGGCCTCGCGCCTTGCGGGCGTCAATGTCGTCAATATGCGCATCTGGATCTTTGCCCTGCAGGGTCTCGTCTGCGGCATTGCCGGTATTCTGCTTGCCTCGCGCATCACATCCGGTCAGCCGAATGCGGCGACCGGCCTGGAACTCTCCGTCATCTCGGCCTGCGTGCTCGGCGGCGTGTCGCTCGCCGGCGGCCGCGCGGCGATGACCGGGGTAATTGTCGGTGTGCTCATTATGGGCATTGCCGAGAATGTCATGAACCTGCTCAACATCCAGGCCTTCTATCAATATGTGGTGCGCGGTCTTATTCTCCTGATCGCCGTCCTGCTCGACAATATGCGCTCGTCGGCCGCGGGACGCGGCAACCGCGCGTGA
- the araG gene encoding L-arabinose ABC transporter ATP-binding protein AraG: MAFLEFKTISKGYPGVQALSNISFGIEKGAVHGLMGENGAGKSTLIRVLSGDQSADEGSILIHGVEQKYSSVRDAFHAGVIVIHQELQLVPELTVAENLWLGRFPGKAGVINGKTLIETVRAKLDEIGIDVDPSTKVSSLSIGARQMVEIAKAVMLDARVIALDEPTSSLSSRESEILFSLIGKLKAKGTVIIYVSHRLDEIFRLCDSLTVLRDGKLAAHHPDIGKTTREQIIAEMVGREIANIWGWRERPLGDVRLEVKTLSGSKLRNPISFSVRKGEILGFFGLIGAGRSEMARLLYGADHRYQGSVAIDGVGISPNNPKASINAGMVLCPEDRKFDGIIQGRSIQENITISSRRHFSPFGVLDPKKEASIADQFIAKLRVRTPSRKQDIINLSGGNQQKVILGRWLSEQGVKVLVIDEPTRGIDVGAKSEIYEILYELAAGGMAIVVISSELPEVMGISDRIMVMCQGRVAANVGRADFDERGILTAALPDKNAAGTI, from the coding sequence ATGGCTTTCCTCGAATTCAAGACCATTTCCAAGGGTTATCCGGGCGTCCAGGCGCTCTCCAACATCTCCTTCGGCATCGAAAAAGGCGCCGTGCATGGGCTGATGGGCGAAAACGGCGCCGGCAAGTCCACCCTGATCCGCGTGCTCTCAGGCGATCAGTCTGCCGATGAAGGCAGCATTCTCATCCATGGCGTCGAGCAGAAATACAGCTCCGTCCGCGATGCGTTCCATGCCGGTGTCATCGTCATCCATCAGGAGCTTCAGCTCGTCCCGGAACTGACCGTCGCCGAAAACCTCTGGCTCGGCCGCTTTCCCGGCAAGGCCGGGGTCATCAATGGCAAAACGCTGATCGAGACGGTTCGCGCCAAGCTTGACGAGATCGGCATCGACGTCGATCCTTCCACAAAGGTTTCCTCGCTGTCGATCGGTGCCCGCCAAATGGTGGAAATCGCCAAGGCCGTGATGCTCGACGCCCGGGTGATCGCGCTCGACGAGCCGACCTCCTCGCTCTCCTCGCGTGAAAGCGAAATCCTGTTTTCCCTCATCGGCAAGCTGAAGGCCAAGGGTACGGTCATCATCTATGTCTCGCACCGCCTTGATGAGATCTTTCGTCTCTGCGATAGCCTGACGGTTCTGCGCGATGGCAAGCTTGCCGCGCATCATCCCGATATCGGCAAGACGACCCGCGAGCAGATCATCGCCGAAATGGTCGGCCGCGAGATCGCCAATATCTGGGGCTGGCGCGAGCGGCCGCTCGGCGATGTCCGCCTTGAGGTCAAGACCCTGTCCGGCTCGAAGCTCCGCAATCCGATCAGCTTCTCTGTCCGCAAAGGCGAAATCCTTGGTTTCTTCGGGCTGATCGGTGCCGGGCGAAGCGAGATGGCGCGGCTGCTCTATGGCGCCGACCACCGCTATCAGGGCAGTGTCGCGATCGATGGCGTAGGCATATCTCCCAACAATCCGAAGGCGTCGATCAATGCCGGCATGGTTCTCTGCCCGGAGGACCGCAAGTTCGACGGCATCATCCAAGGCCGGTCAATCCAGGAGAATATTACGATCTCCTCACGCCGGCATTTCTCTCCGTTCGGCGTTCTGGATCCGAAGAAGGAAGCTTCGATCGCCGACCAGTTCATTGCCAAGCTTAGGGTCCGCACGCCCTCGCGCAAGCAGGACATCATCAATCTCTCGGGCGGCAACCAGCAGAAGGTCATTCTCGGCCGCTGGCTTTCGGAGCAGGGCGTCAAGGTGCTGGTCATCGACGAGCCGACGCGCGGAATCGATGTCGGCGCCAAGTCGGAAATCTATGAAATCCTCTATGAACTTGCTGCCGGTGGCATGGCGATCGTCGTCATTTCCAGCGAGCTTCCCGAGGTCATGGGTATCTCGGATCGCATCATGGTCATGTGCCAAGGTCGTGTGGCCGCCAACGTGGGGCGGGCTGATTTCGACGAACGCGGCATTCTGACCGCGGCCCTGCCCGACAAGAATGCCGCCGGCACAATCTAA
- a CDS encoding arabinose ABC transporter substrate-binding protein, protein MRFVKAAILAGAFAVLAAGSVLAEDVKIGFIVKQPEEPWFQDEWKFADQAAKEKGFTVVKIGAEDGEKVQSAIDNLGAQGAQGFIICTPDVKLGPGIVAKAAANQLKLMTVDDRLVDADGKPLEDVPHMGISATKIGEGVGQALVDEMKKRGWDMKDVGAIRVSYDQLPTAVDRVEGAISVLKAAGFPAENIYDAPQAKTDTEAALNAATTVLNKHADVKYWVAFGLNDEAVLGAVRASESVGISADNMIGVGIGGAESAINEFKKPSATGFFGTVIISPKRHGYETALNMYDWIANGKEPAKVTLTSGSLALRGDYERVRKDLGIE, encoded by the coding sequence ATGCGCTTCGTCAAAGCAGCCATCCTCGCCGGCGCCTTTGCCGTTCTGGCCGCCGGCTCCGTCTTGGCAGAGGACGTCAAGATCGGTTTCATCGTGAAGCAGCCGGAGGAGCCCTGGTTCCAGGACGAATGGAAATTTGCCGATCAGGCTGCCAAGGAAAAGGGTTTCACCGTCGTCAAGATCGGCGCTGAGGATGGCGAAAAGGTCCAGTCGGCGATCGATAACCTCGGTGCGCAGGGCGCCCAAGGCTTCATCATCTGCACGCCTGACGTCAAGCTCGGTCCCGGTATCGTTGCCAAGGCCGCTGCCAACCAACTCAAGCTGATGACCGTTGACGACCGTTTGGTCGATGCCGACGGCAAGCCGCTGGAGGATGTGCCGCATATGGGCATTTCCGCCACGAAGATCGGCGAAGGCGTCGGCCAGGCGCTCGTTGACGAGATGAAGAAGCGCGGTTGGGACATGAAGGATGTCGGCGCAATCCGCGTCTCCTACGATCAGCTTCCGACGGCTGTCGACCGTGTCGAAGGCGCGATCTCGGTTCTGAAGGCTGCCGGCTTCCCGGCTGAGAATATTTATGACGCGCCGCAGGCAAAGACCGATACGGAGGCAGCGCTCAATGCCGCCACGACCGTTCTCAACAAGCATGCCGATGTGAAGTACTGGGTCGCCTTCGGCCTCAACGATGAAGCCGTGCTCGGCGCTGTGCGCGCATCCGAATCGGTCGGCATTTCCGCCGACAACATGATTGGCGTCGGCATCGGTGGTGCGGAATCGGCGATCAACGAGTTCAAGAAGCCGTCTGCGACCGGGTTCTTCGGCACGGTCATCATCTCGCCGAAGCGTCACGGTTATGAAACCGCGCTCAACATGTATGATTGGATCGCCAACGGCAAGGAGCCGGCAAAGGTGACGCTGACCTCGGGTTCTCTGGCGCTGCGTGGCGATTATGAAAGGGTTCGCAAGGACCTCGGTATCGAATGA
- a CDS encoding SDR family oxidoreductase: protein MPHRLSGKRVFVTGAAQGIGLAIAEAFAAEDARLFLVDRDEAVLEETAARLAAKGTVLGYQAADITDATAIKAAVAKAGEEIGSINALVNNAGVNVFAEPLQTTDEEWQRCFDINLKGAWHCCRAVLPQMIADGGGVILNIASTHAFTIIPHTFPYPLAKHALLGMTKSLGIEYAPQHVRVNAIAPGYVSTQKVIDYWNSFPDPEKAKAETMKLHPGGRIATPQEIAMAAVFMISDECTFINATCLTIDGGLSVMQHQ, encoded by the coding sequence ATGCCACACCGCCTTTCCGGAAAACGGGTCTTCGTTACAGGTGCTGCGCAAGGGATCGGCCTGGCAATCGCCGAGGCCTTTGCGGCAGAAGACGCGCGCCTCTTCCTGGTCGACCGCGATGAGGCAGTGCTCGAAGAAACCGCCGCGCGCCTGGCGGCAAAAGGCACAGTGCTCGGCTATCAGGCGGCCGACATCACCGATGCTACCGCCATAAAGGCTGCCGTGGCCAAGGCAGGGGAAGAGATCGGCAGCATCAATGCCCTCGTCAACAATGCTGGCGTCAACGTCTTTGCCGAGCCTTTGCAGACAACAGATGAAGAATGGCAGCGCTGCTTCGATATCAATCTCAAGGGCGCCTGGCATTGCTGCCGTGCCGTCTTGCCGCAGATGATCGCCGATGGCGGCGGCGTCATCCTCAATATCGCCTCGACCCACGCCTTCACCATCATCCCGCACACCTTTCCGTACCCGCTCGCCAAACACGCACTACTCGGCATGACCAAGTCGCTCGGCATCGAATATGCCCCACAGCATGTGCGGGTGAACGCGATTGCGCCCGGCTACGTCTCGACCCAGAAGGTCATCGACTACTGGAACAGTTTCCCCGACCCGGAAAAGGCCAAGGCTGAAACGATGAAACTGCATCCGGGCGGGCGCATTGCCACACCGCAGGAAATCGCCATGGCAGCAGTCTTCATGATCTCGGATGAATGCACCTTCATCAATGCCACCTGCCTGACGATCGACGGCGGCCTCAGCGTCATGCAACACCAGTGA
- a CDS encoding BMP family protein: MKNQITITRRTVLASGMALGATAFAPKLWAQEKLKVAGIHASPVENAWNSCLHKALQDAASEGVIEYVFSEGVSGTDYPRAMREYAEQGAALIVGEAYAVEREARQVAADYPKTAFMLGSSGEPSGDNFGVFGTWNHDGAYLAGMLAGKMTKSGIVGSVGALPIPEVNMLMNAFAAGVKEVRPDAKHLVAFIGTFFDPPKAREAGLAQIDAGADILFGERIGTADAAKERGIKSVGSLIDYTPRYPDTVFANAIWGFRPILNAAIADVKAGKPTGNNYTRFGLMKEGGSDIVYVKGVAPAEAEAAMEAKRAAIKSGAFEVPIMPEEPK, translated from the coding sequence ATGAAAAATCAGATCACTATCACCCGTCGTACGGTTCTCGCGTCGGGCATGGCGCTCGGTGCAACCGCCTTTGCACCCAAACTCTGGGCGCAGGAAAAACTGAAGGTTGCCGGCATCCATGCCTCACCAGTCGAAAACGCCTGGAACTCCTGTCTGCACAAGGCGCTTCAGGATGCCGCTTCCGAAGGTGTGATCGAATACGTCTTCTCCGAAGGTGTCTCGGGCACCGACTATCCGCGCGCTATGCGCGAATATGCCGAACAGGGCGCAGCACTCATCGTCGGCGAGGCCTATGCCGTCGAGCGCGAAGCCCGCCAGGTGGCCGCCGACTATCCGAAGACTGCCTTCATGCTCGGCTCCAGTGGCGAGCCGTCGGGCGACAATTTCGGCGTCTTCGGCACATGGAATCATGACGGCGCCTATCTCGCCGGCATGCTGGCCGGCAAGATGACGAAATCGGGCATTGTCGGCTCAGTCGGCGCGCTGCCGATCCCCGAAGTCAACATGCTGATGAATGCCTTTGCCGCCGGCGTGAAGGAAGTCCGCCCGGATGCCAAGCACCTCGTCGCCTTCATCGGCACCTTCTTCGATCCGCCGAAGGCACGCGAAGCCGGCCTTGCCCAGATCGATGCTGGCGCCGACATTCTGTTTGGCGAGCGCATCGGCACGGCTGACGCTGCCAAGGAGCGCGGCATCAAGTCCGTCGGTTCGCTGATCGACTATACACCGCGTTATCCGGATACGGTCTTTGCCAATGCGATCTGGGGCTTCCGCCCGATCCTCAATGCGGCGATCGCCGACGTGAAGGCCGGCAAGCCGACCGGCAACAACTACACGCGCTTCGGCCTGATGAAGGAAGGCGGCAGCGATATCGTCTATGTCAAGGGCGTGGCCCCGGCAGAGGCCGAAGCGGCGATGGAAGCCAAACGCGCCGCCATCAAGTCCGGCGCCTTCGAAGTGCCGATCATGCCCGAGGAGCCGAAGTAA
- a CDS encoding amidase — translation MTRIDASKGSVPEGDAIALAARIGSGASDCTEAMEKAISAARTNEALGAICHLDAALGMDNAAALDRERRDEPDRFAARPFGGVPTLAKDLGGPFKGLAVHAGSGLFDGMLDASADSDLAARFRQAGFSLFGLTTSPEVGLSLASEPARGPVCRNPLDPSRTAGGSSGGAAAAVAAGIVAIAHATDAGGSIRVPAACCGLVGLKPSRGAIPGGPGFGNHLGGIASELAICRSVRDAGAILDALDGNPDGPYAAAAPDNGEKPRLRIGLLTETGSDLPTEPARQQAVETAARSLEQDGHQIVTIEWPRLAPSVTASAAIFADIIAINLAWLIESLRLDLSKAEPLTAAFAARGAALAPTSLWQSLSAMPHISHDLWRLFDGIDCLLTPMLATAPLPIGSFPSDHQDTALHLNRMARFAPLACLANISGFPALTLPFGSDADGMPLPVQLLAPMGQEPLLLALASRLEAEQRWIHSHAIAGLAS, via the coding sequence ATGACCAGGATTGATGCAAGCAAGGGCTCGGTACCGGAGGGCGACGCGATTGCGCTCGCCGCCCGGATCGGGAGCGGTGCATCCGATTGTACCGAGGCGATGGAAAAGGCGATTTCCGCCGCCAGAACCAATGAGGCGCTTGGCGCGATCTGTCATCTCGACGCAGCCCTCGGCATGGACAATGCTGCCGCCCTTGATCGCGAGCGCCGCGATGAGCCGGATCGCTTCGCCGCCCGGCCCTTTGGCGGCGTGCCGACGCTTGCCAAGGATCTCGGCGGCCCGTTCAAAGGGCTTGCCGTCCATGCCGGCTCAGGACTCTTCGATGGAATGCTCGATGCATCGGCCGATTCCGATCTTGCGGCGCGCTTCCGTCAGGCGGGCTTCAGCCTCTTTGGCCTCACCACCAGTCCGGAAGTCGGTCTCTCTCTTGCAAGCGAACCGGCGCGAGGGCCTGTCTGCCGCAATCCGCTCGATCCGTCCCGCACCGCAGGCGGCTCATCCGGCGGAGCTGCGGCCGCGGTTGCAGCCGGTATCGTGGCGATTGCCCATGCGACGGATGCCGGCGGCTCCATCCGTGTGCCGGCCGCCTGCTGCGGTCTCGTTGGCCTGAAACCCAGTCGTGGCGCAATCCCCGGCGGTCCGGGCTTCGGCAATCATCTCGGCGGCATCGCCAGTGAGCTTGCGATCTGCCGTTCCGTTCGGGACGCAGGGGCAATTTTAGACGCCCTGGATGGAAATCCAGATGGCCCCTATGCGGCAGCCGCTCCCGACAACGGTGAAAAGCCCCGCCTTCGCATCGGCCTGCTGACAGAGACTGGCAGCGACCTGCCGACCGAGCCAGCAAGGCAGCAAGCCGTGGAGACAGCAGCCCGGAGCCTCGAACAGGACGGGCATCAGATCGTCACGATCGAATGGCCGCGCCTTGCGCCAAGTGTTACCGCGAGCGCGGCCATTTTCGCCGACATCATTGCCATCAATCTGGCATGGCTCATCGAGAGCCTGCGGCTCGACCTTTCAAAGGCTGAGCCTCTGACGGCCGCCTTCGCGGCGCGCGGAGCAGCCCTTGCGCCAACCTCTCTCTGGCAGAGCCTCAGTGCCATGCCGCATATCAGTCACGACCTCTGGCGGCTCTTCGACGGCATCGACTGCCTGCTGACGCCGATGCTTGCGACAGCCCCTCTGCCAATCGGCTCCTTCCCGAGCGACCATCAGGACACGGCCCTGCATCTGAACCGCATGGCGCGCTTTGCACCGCTCGCCTGCCTTGCCAATATTTCCGGTTTTCCGGCTCTGACACTGCCTTTTGGAAGCGACGCGGACGGAATGCCTTTGCCCGTGCAATTGCTGGCGCCGATGGGCCAGGAACCGCTGCTGCTTGCCCTTGCCTCGCGGCTGGAAGCAGAGCAACGTTGGATCCACTCCCATGCCATTGCGGGACTTGCCTCATGA